In Yarrowia lipolytica chromosome 1F, complete sequence, a genomic segment contains:
- a CDS encoding uncharacterized protein (Compare to YALI0F10285g, weakly similar to uniprot|Q871F0 Neurospora crassa B7H23.310.gene and DEHA0F22847g Debaryomyces hansenii,ancestral locus Anc_8.169) translates to MSEANDTDTVTAGEFLERQAQLERDAKEAMPYDPSECTFYTQPARQLLFTCLTCSKKSGAPSVICYGCSIQCHSSHDLVELFTKRNMTCDCGTDRMKSFGGCNLRKNFANLDEACDTNKYNHNFDGRFCFCDKPYNEETDIMYQCLMPGCGEDWYHDVCIGVPSKRTHPEGVNVFDSLTEIEHHEEVLPDDHEFVCYKCVEEVPRLKAIWDLPGVVKMRLEPRLEPKATSGAKVSDTADLETKSSETCVVKTESASTAVAGSESTSDETDNVKKEKRNADEANALASHPSSKKLFSSDKPCNMFLSSNFRKIVCECKDPKIFGLTLTYPFLAEEEQVYEPPPDDDAGSSLLDAGTSALHNIPRQQAIDGMAAYNQIKDKLSAFFKPFAEGGKVVTDRDVTGFFEEMKKKS, encoded by the coding sequence ATGTCCGAAGCTAACGATACAGACACGGTGACGGCCGgcgagtttctggagcGCCAGGCACAGCTGGAAAGGGACGCCAAAGAGGCCATGCCGTACGACCCGTCCGAGTGCACGTTTTACACCCAGCCGGCTCGACAGCTGCTGTTCACGTGTCTGACGTGTTCCAAGAAGAGCGGCGCGCCGTCAGTTATTTGCTATGGCTGCTCTATCCAATGTCACTCGAGCCACGATCTCGTGGAGCTCTTCACCAAGCGCAACATGACGTGCGACTGTGGTACCGACCGAATGAAGAGCTTTGGAGGGTGCAACCTGCGAAAGAACTTTGCCAATCTGGACGAGGCGtgcgacacaaacaagtacaaccacAACTTTGACGGTAGGTTTTGTTTCTGCGACAAGCCCTACAACGAAGAGACAGACATCATGTACCAATGTCTGATGCCGGGCTGCGGCGAGGACTGGTACCATGATGTTTGCATTGGCGTGCCTTCAAAGAGGACGCATCCCGAGGGAGTCAATGTGTTTGATTCCCTCACCGAGATTGAGCACCACGAGGAGGTGTTGCCCGACGACCACGAGTTTGTCTGCTACAAGTGTGTGGAAGAGGTGCCGAGGTTGAAGGCGATTTGGGATCTTCCCGGGGTGGTGAAGATGCGGTTGGAGCCCCGGTTGGAGCCAAAGGCGACCTCTGGGGCGAAAGTCAGCGACACTGCTGATTTGGAGACGAAAAGTTCAGAGACTTGTGTGGTCAAAACCGAGTCTGCATCGACTGCTGTCGCTGGGTCTGAATCGACTTCTGACGAAACGGATAATGTCAAGAAAGAGAAGCGAAATGCTGATGAGGCAAACGCTCTCGCTTCCCACCCCAGCAGTAAAAAACTCTTCTCATCGGACAAACCCTGCAACATGTTTCTTTCGTCCAACTTTCGCAAAATCGTGTGCGAGTGCAAAGACCCGAAAATCTTTGGACTCACGCTCACGTACCCGTTTCTGGCCGAAGAAGAGCAGGTGTACGAACCGCCTCCAGACGACGATGCGGGGtcgtcgctgctggacgCTGGCACGTCTGCTCTTCACAATATCCCCCGTCAACAAGCCATCGACGGTATGGCTGCCTACAACcagatcaaggacaagtTGTCGGCGTTTTTCAAGCCGTTTGCCGAAGGAGGCAAGGTGGTCACCGATCGCGACGTGACCGGGTTCTttgaggagatgaagaagaagtcgtGA